The DNA segment TCTGGTATTACGCCTAGGAGATAATCTGTATTTTCTAGGGCTAGGGTCGCGGCTTGCTGGGAAAAGCTCGGTAAGTTGTAGGGTAAGCGCACTTTTTCTAGGGCTTGGATAACTGTTGGCTGGGCGATCGCATATCCGACTCGCAGGGCTGCTAATCGAAAGGCTTTGGAGAAGGTTCGCAGAATGAGCCAGTTGGGACGGGTCACAATTTCGGCGGCGAGGGTTTGCTGGCTAAATTCGTAATAGGCTTCGTCAATAACGACCAGAATATTTTCGGGCAGTGATCGCAACCATGTTATTTCAGCGTCGGTCAGGCATTGTCCTGTGGGGGAGTTGGGGTGAACGACAAATATTACTTTTACGGGTGGTAATTTTGTTTGGGCGATCGCCGCCTGTGCCTTGGTGAGATCAATGGAAAAATCCTTAGGGTTACGCTCTACTGTGATGCTGGGAATGCCTAGGGTTGTGGCCAAGATGCGATACATCGAGAAGGTGGGGTCTGCCACAAGGATTGAGCCCTCGCCCCCTAAACAAGTCGCAATTAAAATTGAGCGGATGAGTTCGTCGGAGCCATTACCAACGGAAATGTTAGCTTCTGAAAAATTTGTGGTTAAGTGGGCAGAGGTTGAAGCGTAGGTGGCAATGAGAGATTTTAGTCTGTGGTGACTGCCGTTGGGGTAGCGGTTGGTGGCGATCGCCTCGGTGTAATAGTTGGCGAGTTTTTCCTTCAGGGCGAGGGGCAAATCATAGGGACTTTCGTTGGTATCGAGGATGTCGACCTGCTGAGCTGTTGTACCACCCGGATGAGAAACATAGGCTTTAAGTTGGGCAAGATCGGCACGAAGAAAAGACATACAATCACCACAGAAAAAAAATTAGATTGGGATTTCCTGAAAACAAATAACAGCAGGCAAAAGTTAGTTAGTAATGTAGTTCAGATCGAGCATAAATTTAAGATTGCATTATGTAAAAATAACGACTGGGCGATATAGCTGCGCTCTACTGTTAAGAGTTAACGAGTTTGGCCGTGCTACCTTGCTGCTGGCTGCTCCACCTAATTTTATTTTTTCATCTAAATCTACAGAAACATCACCATGAATTTGGCATCAAGAGTTGGTCAGGTAAAGCCCTCTATAACTTTAACAATTTCGGCAAAGGCAAAGGCGATGAAGGCCGATGGCGTCGATGTCTGTAGTTTCAGTGCTGGGGAACCGGATTTCGCCTCGCCAGCCCATGTTGTGGCGGCGGCAAAACAGGCGCTAGATGATGGGAAAACGAAATATGGCGCGGCGGCGGGGGAACCGTTACTACGTCAGGCGATCGCCCGTAAACTGAACGAAGAGAATAATTTACCCTACGCCGCTGAAAATGTCATCGTCACCAATGGTGGTAAGCATTCCCTCTACAACTTGATGATGGCTTTGATCGAGCCGGGGGATGAGGTGATTATCCCCACGCCTTTTTG comes from the [Limnothrix rosea] IAM M-220 genome and includes:
- a CDS encoding histidinol-phosphate transaminase, whose protein sequence is MSFLRADLAQLKAYVSHPGGTTAQQVDILDTNESPYDLPLALKEKLANYYTEAIATNRYPNGSHHRLKSLIATYASTSAHLTTNFSEANISVGNGSDELIRSILIATCLGGEGSILVADPTFSMYRILATTLGIPSITVERNPKDFSIDLTKAQAAIAQTKLPPVKVIFVVHPNSPTGQCLTDAEITWLRSLPENILVVIDEAYYEFSQQTLAAEIVTRPNWLILRTFSKAFRLAALRVGYAIAQPTVIQALEKVRLPYNLPSFSQQAATLALENTDYLLGVIPEIQAEREHLFTELQHINKLHTWPSDANFLHTRLKPIDQPQEQQLAHLVETLKTEGTLIRHTGGGLRISVGTPQENQRTLVRLKNFVKLLP